The Oryzihumus leptocrescens sequence CTGAGCCACCCGACGGGGGTCGGGATCAGGCTGCGGAGGGGGACCGTTGGCACGACACCACCGCGGGCCCGGGCGGCGCCGGCACGCGTCACTCACCAGCGCCTCCAGCCGCGGTGAGCGGCGGCGCACCACGGCGGTGCAGGTGCTAGCTGCCACTGTCGTCGCGCTGGCCGGCTGCGGCACCACAGCGACGTCCGTGTCGGCCTCGCAGCTCGCATCCTCGACCCGGCCTGCGCCGGCGGCGTGTCCGGCCACGACGCCCCCGGACCGGTCCGGCGCCGACACGAGCGACGGTTCCGTCATGGTGCCCGGGCACCCCGCCACGGTCCTCGTCTGCCCCTACCCGGGATACAACCCGCCCGCGCCGGGCAGCCCCGCGCCCAAGTCGGCGCGTACGGACGGGGCGGCACTCGCCAGGCTCGTCAACGCCCTACCCGAGCCGCCCGGGGGCACCATGAACTGCGGTGCCGACACCGGGGAGCGCGATGTCCTGTACTTCGTCTACGCCGCCACCGGGCGCGCTCTCCAGGTGGTCGTGGAGCGCACCGGCTGTCACGGCGTCGCCTCAGCGTTCGGCCGCCGCTGGTCGCCGCCCGGCGACCCTGCCGCCATGCGCCTGACCGACCGGCTGCGTGCCCTGACAGGCGCCTAGGTCGTCGCTGGGCCCGGCCGCTTCCCGGGGTCGGCGCAGGTGATCCCGTCGCCGGGGCCGACGAGCGCCCGTGCCGTCGTGGCACGGGCGCTCGTGGCGGTTGCGGTCCACCCCACCTCCGACGGGTCAGGCGGCAGCAGCCGGCGGGTCCTGGGGCGGTCGCACCATGACCTGCTCCTCCGAGGGCATGAGGATCCACAGGATGGGGTAGATCAGGATCTGGCTGCCCGGGATGACCAGGAGCAGCAGGACGAACAGGAGCCGGGCCGGCCACGGCGCGATGCCGAACCGGCGGCCGAGGCCGGCGCAGACACCGCCGAGCACTCGTCCCTCCCGGGGCCGGACCAGGCCCTGCCGGACGAAGCTCTGGTGGATGTCGTTCATGGCGTGACGCACTTCCTTCTCAGCTGGTGTCGGGGACCTTCCCTGACTGCTCCAGAGTGCGTCCGCCGGCGCCGGCGCGACATCAGGAGCGCCCCTGAGCCGACCCCGACCCGACCCTGAGGCTGCCCGGCCGCCCTCGCCTGCCGGACACGAGCCACGGCGAACCCGGCACTGTCGGCGCCCGGGAGACGGGGCCCGGCCCGCTGACGCGCCGCCCGGGTGCCCATGAGGTAGACATACCCCCACCAACTCACCCACACGGTGCGTTCCGGACAAGGCAGGTCTGCATGGGCATCCCCACAGCCACCCTCGGCGTCCTCGCGGCGGTCGCCCTCGCCGGCACCCCGGCCGTGCAGCTCGTCGGCACCAGCCCTGCCGGGCCGCCGGCGCGCACGTGGCACCACCTGCCGGACGACCCGCTGCTGCCGACCCAGTGGAACCTCGGCGCCGGCACGCCGCCGGGTGCACAGCACCCCCGCACCGCCCTCGACGTCGCCGGTGCCTGGGCCCTCACCCACTGCCCAGGCGTGACCGTCGCGGTCCTCGACACCGGCGTCGACCTCGACCACCCCGACCTGGCGCCGCACCTGCTGCCCGGCGCGACCTTCGTCAGCGGCACCAGCAGCGCGGACGACGACCAGGGGCACGGCACCGAGGTCGCCGGCGTCATCGCGGCGGTCACCGACAACGGCACCGGCATCGCCGGCGTCTGCCCCGAGGGACGCCTGCTGCCGGTCAAGGTCGCCGACTCCGGTGGGCACACCGACGACGACGAGGGCGACGTCCTGGTGGCCGCCGGCCTGCGCTGGGCGGTCGACCACGGGGCGCGGGTCATCAGCATGAGCCTGGGCGTGCTGCCGACACCGGCGATGCGCGAGGCCGTGGAGTACGCCCACGCCCGCGACGTGCTCGTCGTGGCCGCCGTGGGCAACTCCGGCGACTCCCCCAACCCGTGGCCCGCCCCCGCGGACCTGCCCCACGTCCTCGCCGTGGGGGCCACCGACCGCGGCGGTGAGCGGGCGGCTTACTCCTCCACCGGCCCGCACGACCTGGTCATGGCACCCGGCGACGGCGTGCCGACGACGGCACGAGGGGGCGGCTACGGCGAGGGTGGCTATACCTCGATCGCGACGCCCCAGGTCGCCGGGGTGGCCGCGCTCGTGCGCTCGGTGCGACCGGACCTGGGCGCCGACCAGGTGCGCCGGGTCATCGAGGCGACCGCCACACCCCTTCCCGGGCAGCCGGACTGGTCGCCGACCAGCGGCTACGGCCTGGTCGACGCGGCCGCAGCCGTCCGCGCAGCCCGCGGTATGCCGCGCCACCCCTGAGCGGGGCGGCGCGCCACCACACCCTGCGGCTCAGCGCACCGGGATGCCTTGGCGCAGCAGGCCGTAGGTGACGCCGTCGACGAGCGCGATCCAGCTCGCCTCGACGATGTTCGGCGCGACGCCCACGGTCTCCCACGACGTCGAGCCGTCGGAGGTCTCGATGAGCACGCGGGTGACCGCGTCGGTGCCGTGGGCGGCATCGAGGATGCGCACCCGGAAGTCGATCAGCTCCAGCTTGTCCAGCTCGGGGTAGGCGCCGGACAGCGCCTGGCGCAGGGCGTGGTCGAGGGCGTTGACCGGGCCGTTGCCCTCGCCGGTGGCGACCACGCGAGCACCCCCGGCGACCAGCTTCACCGTGGCCTCGGAGACCGCCTCGCCCGCGTCGCGCGAGTCGGTGATGACCCGCCAGGACTCGACGTCGAAGTAGCTCAGCCGCTCCCCCTCGACCTCGGCGCGCAGCAGCAGCTCGAAGGAGGCGTCCGCGGCGTCGAAGGTGTAGCCGCGCAGCTCGAGGTCCTTGACCTTC is a genomic window containing:
- a CDS encoding PspC domain-containing protein is translated as MNDIHQSFVRQGLVRPREGRVLGGVCAGLGRRFGIAPWPARLLFVLLLLVIPGSQILIYPILWILMPSEEQVMVRPPQDPPAAAA
- a CDS encoding S8 family serine peptidase, translating into MGIPTATLGVLAAVALAGTPAVQLVGTSPAGPPARTWHHLPDDPLLPTQWNLGAGTPPGAQHPRTALDVAGAWALTHCPGVTVAVLDTGVDLDHPDLAPHLLPGATFVSGTSSADDDQGHGTEVAGVIAAVTDNGTGIAGVCPEGRLLPVKVADSGGHTDDDEGDVLVAAGLRWAVDHGARVISMSLGVLPTPAMREAVEYAHARDVLVVAAVGNSGDSPNPWPAPADLPHVLAVGATDRGGERAAYSSTGPHDLVMAPGDGVPTTARGGGYGEGGYTSIATPQVAGVAALVRSVRPDLGADQVRRVIEATATPLPGQPDWSPTSGYGLVDAAAAVRAARGMPRHP